One genomic segment of Candidatus Hydrogenedentota bacterium includes these proteins:
- a CDS encoding DUF2971 domain-containing protein: MQDDKTTRLREQLRDSLCSLTREFGSSFPVRPEKAAEHRILSESEFQKCYPELQTLCHYTDAAGLAGILKSGTFWATNAAFLNDPEEFLFAYRVFESMVRRGEHALDKRLAGAFMEGVHTSGHDNELDRIYLISFSAHRDDLSQFRAYSDNARGYALEFEPCKLIQALNDYIEHGSGEYLTLRKVRYGREDLAKFHKRAIDLLKSSIEELPYPRDSQEFLSAVRGFGFDLHNYLREAGVVFKQEGYKSEEEFRVVLDIHGLMSVLPCDLNERIAVRVRNALPVPYIPFQFLPSLQQDGSFFRRDSTAGLQRIVVGPGLDFDLAKTGLFYLLRENGLLEVDIQASKCSYRSW; this comes from the coding sequence ATGCAAGACGATAAAACGACGAGGCTTCGTGAGCAACTTCGAGACAGCCTTTGTTCTTTGACACGTGAATTCGGATCAAGTTTTCCAGTGAGGCCAGAGAAAGCAGCAGAGCACAGAATATTGAGCGAGTCGGAGTTTCAAAAATGTTACCCTGAACTCCAGACGCTCTGTCACTACACCGATGCGGCAGGTCTTGCAGGAATCTTGAAATCAGGGACTTTTTGGGCAACGAACGCCGCTTTCCTGAATGACCCGGAAGAGTTCCTATTCGCGTATCGGGTGTTCGAAAGCATGGTCAGAAGAGGTGAGCATGCACTTGACAAAAGGCTGGCAGGAGCATTTATGGAAGGGGTCCATACATCAGGTCATGACAATGAATTAGACCGAATCTACCTCATTTCTTTCTCTGCTCACAGGGATGACTTGAGCCAGTTTCGGGCGTATTCAGACAACGCTCGTGGATATGCCTTGGAGTTCGAGCCTTGCAAACTGATTCAGGCACTGAACGATTACATTGAACATGGTAGCGGTGAGTATCTGACGTTACGGAAAGTGCGCTATGGTAGGGAAGACTTGGCTAAGTTCCATAAGCGGGCAATTGATTTATTGAAATCCAGCATTGAAGAGTTGCCTTATCCCAGAGACTCCCAAGAGTTCCTGAGTGCGGTGAGGGGATTTGGCTTTGATCTCCATAACTATCTGCGGGAGGCAGGAGTTGTTTTCAAACAGGAAGGATACAAGTCTGAAGAGGAGTTCAGGGTCGTACTCGATATTCATGGCTTGATGTCGGTTCTGCCGTGTGACCTGAACGAGAGAATTGCTGTGCGCGTTAGGAATGCCCTTCCTGTGCCCTACATTCCGTTTCAGTTTCTCCCATCCCTGCAGCAGGACGGCTCGTTTTTCAGGCGTGACAGTACGGCTGGTCTGCAAAGAATTGTAGTTGGACCAGGCCTCGACTTTGATCTAGCCAAAACCGGATTGTTCTATCTGCTCAGAGAGAATGGTCTTTTAGAGGTAGACATCCAAGCCTCCAAGTGTTCATATAGGTCTTGGTAA
- a CDS encoding Gfo/Idh/MocA family oxidoreductase: protein MKDEAAISRRTMLAAGAAALGAPAILSGAAPTADPVRVGHIGAGTRGWDLIKYTGSVETAKVVAVCDVYRPHLERGIEAGNNPDAKRYHDYRELLADPKVEAVVIAAPDHWHERMVIDAVAAGKAIYCEKGLTTSVAAAKRMRDAVRKSGAVFQLGHQGRQYPSTAEAGRRILGGDLGPVTLVHTGRYFNGTKERAPWRWYGYYSAWDRPDPAGVVKDLDWEAWLGPAPKIDFNEEHFWHWRCYWAYGTGQAGDLLSHEMDHVQSVLGWGIPDACTCYGFNAFYQDGRETPDTWQAGYTFEKQNCTVTFDGCMNSGREQPPEYIGKNGRLIFNAIGQDANHFLVYPDAPAFPHMGRALKPKYTYDPSKGPQWPTHMNDFLQCVRTRERPKCNIDEAFIEVVTILMSVQSYHEKRQVRWDPVAEEIV from the coding sequence ATGAAGGACGAAGCGGCCATTTCAAGACGAACAATGCTGGCTGCGGGCGCGGCGGCGCTGGGGGCGCCCGCGATTTTATCGGGCGCGGCCCCGACGGCGGACCCCGTGCGGGTCGGGCACATCGGCGCGGGCACGCGCGGCTGGGACTTGATCAAGTACACGGGCTCCGTGGAGACGGCGAAGGTGGTGGCGGTCTGCGACGTGTACAGGCCGCATCTGGAGCGGGGCATCGAGGCGGGGAACAACCCGGACGCGAAGCGGTACCACGACTACCGCGAACTGCTGGCGGACCCAAAGGTGGAGGCCGTCGTCATTGCCGCGCCGGACCACTGGCACGAGCGGATGGTGATTGACGCAGTGGCGGCGGGCAAGGCCATTTACTGCGAGAAGGGCCTGACCACCTCCGTGGCGGCGGCGAAGCGCATGCGGGACGCGGTCCGGAAAAGCGGCGCGGTCTTCCAGCTCGGTCACCAGGGGCGGCAGTACCCCTCCACCGCCGAGGCGGGCCGGCGCATCCTCGGCGGCGACCTCGGCCCGGTCACGCTCGTCCACACGGGCCGCTATTTCAACGGCACAAAAGAGCGCGCGCCGTGGCGGTGGTACGGCTATTACTCCGCCTGGGACCGGCCCGATCCGGCGGGGGTGGTGAAAGACCTCGACTGGGAGGCCTGGCTCGGCCCGGCGCCGAAGATTGACTTCAACGAGGAGCATTTCTGGCACTGGCGCTGCTACTGGGCCTACGGCACGGGCCAGGCGGGCGACCTGCTCTCGCACGAGATGGACCACGTCCAGAGCGTTCTCGGCTGGGGCATCCCCGACGCCTGCACCTGTTACGGGTTCAACGCGTTCTATCAGGACGGGCGGGAGACGCCGGACACCTGGCAGGCGGGCTACACCTTCGAGAAACAGAACTGCACCGTGACCTTCGATGGGTGCATGAACTCCGGACGCGAGCAGCCGCCGGAATACATCGGCAAGAACGGGCGGCTAATCTTCAACGCCATCGGCCAGGACGCGAACCATTTCCTGGTCTACCCGGACGCGCCCGCCTTCCCCCACATGGGGAGGGCGCTCAAACCCAAATACACCTACGACCCGTCCAAAGGCCCGCAGTGGCCCACCCACATGAACGACTTCCTCCAGTGCGTCCGCACCCGGGAGCGCCCGAAATGCAATATTGACGAGGCCTTCATCGAGGTCGTCACGATTCTGATGAGCGTGCAGTCCTACCACGAAAAACGCCAGGTCCGGTGGGACCCCGTCGCCGAGGAGATTGTGTGA